ACTTGAGAATGAGTGGCCTTGCCTTATGTGAAGGAAAGAGCGAGTCATATTTGAGTAAATAAAACTTTTGCTCCGTACAAAAGTTATAAATGCAGTGCTACAGTAGAAACGTggttttttttaatagtttttgGTTATTTGAGAAAAAATCCCTTTAATAAATGTAATGGTAAGGTTCTTATTTTGAGTGCAGTttctcataaaaataaaaagtctCTAGTCTTGACTTGATCCAAGCCGAGCCGTTCTAGAAAAGCTTGTGTGGTGTTGTCCCAAGCACATCGTTGCCTTTTCTTCCAATGCAGAATTGaatattcatatttttttctctCACTATGTCTCCACCTCTCTAGACTGCAATTCTAAACTCTCCATTTTTCTTATCGAAACAACCTACCATCTAAACTCATCCATGGCTCTTCTGTTATATCTCAACCTTTTCTAGCTTCTTCtgcttttgtattttttttttgaccTTTGATAGTCTTATCGAGAGGAGAacagaaaagaagagaagaagctTTGATTGATGGGTATTTTTCCTAGCCAAAGAGGGTCAAGAACAGAGACGACCCAGGATGGGTTACCTGTCTCTAATGGGGTTTCTACGGCGAACAGGAAGAAGTGGTCCAATTTCCTCCCTCTTTTTGTCGCCCTTGTTGTTATATCAGAGATCGCCTTCTTGGGTCGTCTCGACATGGCCAAGAACGTTGCTCGGGTGGATTCCTGGGCCGACTTGTTCTCTCTGGCTCCGCCTGCTCATGAAGCAAGGTTTGAGATCGAGGGCTCTGGTCTGGATTTGCTACACCCCGATCGGAGTTTGGACTTAGAGGGTTGTGAGGCCTGGCTCGAAAGAGAAGATGCCGTTGACTATTCCAGGGATTTTTCAAAGCAACCTGTTTTGGTTTCCGGTGGCGAGCAGGTATTACgtgcttctctctctctctctctctctctcttttatgGATATGTTTTTGTTAGTGTAATTGAAATTGCATTTTCTTGCTTGTATGTTCGAATAGTGTTATTAAATTTATCTGTTTTTTTCCCTGTAAAATTTGCATGTCTTCATTTTGTGTAACCTTTGTATGTTAAATTCATACAATTTTTTTACGGGTTTTTATGATAAGAGTTTTAAATATACTGTGTGTCATGATCAGATAATTTTGCTCATAAAATGTCCAACGATATATTGTTTTGAAAGAATTGATAGTAGTAAATCATTGGCGTTCTATATTTGAATgttctctctctttttcctctttgCGTATGAACTAAGTATCCTTTAAATGTTCTCAGAGCTCCGAAGATTTTTGTGTAGCTGAAGATTTAAAAGCAATCTGATTTGTTATTGTCATACACATACATAAATAAATGTTTCTCTTAAGTGAATAAAAATTTCTCTTCAGGACTGGAACTCATGCAATGTAGGATGTcattttggatttgattctagtatGAAACCTGATGCTGCTTTTGGTACACCTCAAGAAGCTGGAACAGCTAGTGTTCTACGATCTATGGAATCTGCTCAATACTATTCAGAGAATGATCTTGATCAGGCACGACGGTGGGTAAGCACAATCTAATGTAGCTTCTTTGGAGTCTAGAGGATCTCGTTTAGTTGATTTTCCCCCTATACTCTTGTTCGTAGCAACACTTTGGCACGTACATGCATTATTATGTCTTGCTTTTGTGTATTCTCGTAGTATTGAATTAACTGAGGTGCTGCTCTGCGTTTCTAATAttcttgtttatatatatatatatatatatatatatatatttatacacacgCACATACTCTTTTGTGTTCCTTTTTCAGTTTTAGAGTATTCTTTGcataatttattttctttcatttcttttcctTAACCGAACAAAATTTTAATTATGTACTACGAATTAATGCAACAGACCACATATATCATGCTCTGTCTGTCTATCTGCATCCCCGTAGTAGGTTGTAAAATTTAGTTCATATTAAATTCATTAGTGAAgctaattttttaactttttatGTGTTTTAGGAAGGGATATAATATTGTTATGACAACTAGTCTCTCATCAGATGTTCCTGTTGGATACTTTTCCTGGGCTGAGTATGATATCATGGCACCAGTGAAACCAAAGACTGAGAAGGCCCTTGCAGCCGCATTTATTTCCAATTGTGGTGCTCGCAACTTCCGGTTGCAAGCTCTTGAAACCCTTGAAAAGTTAGATATGGCAATAGATTCTTATGGGGGCTGCCATAGAAACCGTGATGGAAGAGGTGCAGTTCTTATTTAAAGTGCTACATATTAACTACTGTCCTTTTCAATTCTTATCTAATGAATCTGGATTTGGTAAAGTTTTGTTTGAGTGCAATTTATACGTGCTCCAGGTACCATATAAGGATATGTTTTCTGAAATCACAATATCAGTGCTGTTTAACTTTAACTTtaaatttatgattttgttaatTGTCTGTATTGATTTCTGCTTATAGTGATAGCACATGTTTTCAGATTGTATGATTTCCTAGCTCTGCTATGTGTCTGGTTTCATGGGCTGATGTAATATACTTTGGTTCCTTTAAATTGATGCTGATCCCACCCTTTTCCCTCTAAAGATGATATACACTCTTACAGAAAATCTGTGTTGAATAATTTTTTGTTCCTGACATTCTTGCAGTGGACAAAGTAGAAACTCTGAGGCGCTACAAATTTAGTTTTGCTTTTGAGAATTCCAATGAGGAGGATTATGTTACAGAgaaattttttcaatctcttgtCGCTGGTATGAAAACTTTTTTGCTTCCCACTCTTTCTCTATTGGTTTTGTCTTTCGAAAATATAGTTGCAAAACATATGATTTGAAGCTGTATTATTTGGCCAGTTGGAGCCTTTAGCATTTATGAAACTGTTATCACTCTTCCACTTCGATAATAATCGAACAAATTTGGTGACGTGATATGATGACAATGATGATATTGACATCTTTTCCTTTTTATGTTCTAATTTTACAGGGTCTGTGCCGGTTGTAATTGGTGCTCCAAATATTCAAGATTTTGCTCCTGCTCCTGGTTCAATATTGCATATTAAGGAGCTTAGTGATGTGGAGTCGGTTGCAAAGAGTATGAAATTCCTTTCACAAAATCCTGAAGCATATAATCAGACCCTGAGGTAAACAATATGGTGGCCATTTAGTATGATCATTGTTTTTTCCCTTTAGAAcataatttgaatttcaatttgaGCCCTGTTAGTCTAACTAACAATGATGTTTCAATTGGTTAGGTGGAAATATGAAGGTCCATCTGATTCTTTCAAGGCCCTTGTTGATATGGCAGCAGTTCATTCATCATGCCGACTTTGCATTCACCTGGCAACAAAAAttcgagaagaagaagaaaagggccCAAGGTTCAAGAGACGACCTTGCAAGTGCACCAGAGGATCAGAAACTGTGTATCACTTGTATGTACGAGAAAGAGGAAGGTTCGAGATGGAATCTGTCTTCTTAAGGTAACCTTTCATCTGTTTTCCTTTCCTGAATGGGTGTATGTGCTGTATGGTTAAAGGTTCAAAACTGCAGTAACTTTAAAATGAGGAGTATCTTAGCAAAATTGGGTGATTTCATCGCTCCTAACGAAATGAAAATTTAATGGATTGCATTTGTGCTTTCCCTTAAGCTGGGAAGTAAAGAATTTGCTCATCtgtgtggtttttttttttttttcttttttctttttgcaaCTTAAATCAGCTTGAAGATTATGTTCAGTGGCCACTAAATGTTGAGATTTTGTCATGTAAGCACATGCATCTAGAGATATAATCAAATATTATGGATTCATATAAGAACTTTTTTGGGCAGGGCTGGGAATTTGACTTTGGAGGCCTTGGAATCTGCAGTGCTCACAAAGTTTTACTCTCTAAAGCATGTTCCGGTTTGGAAACAGGAAAGACCCAAAATCTTAAGAGGAGGAAATAAACTTAAAGTATACAGAATACATCCTGTTGGTATGACGCAGAGGCAAGCTTTGTATACCTTCAAGTTTAAAGGAGATGCCGATTTCAAAAGTTATGTGGAAAACAAACCTTGCGCCAAGTTTGAAGTAATCTTTGTCTAGGATTGACTAGTCTCTGCATTTTTGCTTAAAACTTTGAGCATTTTTCAGATGCTG
The genomic region above belongs to Humulus lupulus chromosome 1, drHumLupu1.1, whole genome shotgun sequence and contains:
- the LOC133797408 gene encoding glycoprotein 3-alpha-L-fucosyltransferase A-like; the encoded protein is MGIFPSQRGSRTETTQDGLPVSNGVSTANRKKWSNFLPLFVALVVISEIAFLGRLDMAKNVARVDSWADLFSLAPPAHEARFEIEGSGLDLLHPDRSLDLEGCEAWLEREDAVDYSRDFSKQPVLVSGGEQDWNSCNVGCHFGFDSSMKPDAAFGTPQEAGTASVLRSMESAQYYSENDLDQARRKGYNIVMTTSLSSDVPVGYFSWAEYDIMAPVKPKTEKALAAAFISNCGARNFRLQALETLEKLDMAIDSYGGCHRNRDGRVDKVETLRRYKFSFAFENSNEEDYVTEKFFQSLVAGSVPVVIGAPNIQDFAPAPGSILHIKELSDVESVAKSMKFLSQNPEAYNQTLRWKYEGPSDSFKALVDMAAVHSSCRLCIHLATKIREEEEKGPRFKRRPCKCTRGSETVYHLYVRERGRFEMESVFLRAGNLTLEALESAVLTKFYSLKHVPVWKQERPKILRGGNKLKVYRIHPVGMTQRQALYTFKFKGDADFKSYVENKPCAKFEVIFV